GCTTTCACAGTACCTTTCAGGTTGGTGATTAATTTGTAGGCCGGTTAATAAGTCAGGTGATGTTTGTTGAGGATATCCCTGAGCAAGTAGAGCAATGGTTGTAGATTGACTGAACTGCTGGTTTAACAATTCTTTATTGGGCTTAAGCTGTTGAGATGTTGAACTTTGCAGACTATAAACTGGTGTCATAATCCAATCAGGCTCAGCATATTCTATATAGTAATTGCTCAGCATTAAATCGATAATCAGAGCTAAATCAGTTGCTGATTTGTACTCATTCAGACGATAGACATTAGCACCTGTACCTAAGGTTTTCACATAAGTTAATGGGAAACCTTGATTATGACTCCATTGTAAAAAATAGTCTTCCGTTGCAATGGAGTTTTTACTGGCATAAAACTTAACAATAAGTCGGTTAGTGTAACCTTTTCCTGGTGGCCTGGGCTCTTCACCAAAAGCATTACCTACCAAACAGCTCAAGAACAGGAGCAGAGCCAGTAAACATGTTTTGTAAATAAAATGAGAATTATTAAAAAAAGACTTATTTTGGCAATAATAATACATGAAGGGTCCCTCCTTCCTTCTGGTTAGTTGAAAAGCTTATTTGGTAGTTGCTGTGTAGCTATAATCAAGTATCACAATTAAAGGGGGCCTCTAAAAAAATGAGTAATGCGGACAAGTACATTTTTAGGTGCCCTTATTAAGTGGTATATGACAAACAGATAACGCCTCTATGTCAATAGACTTGAATGGATATTTGACAAAAATGTGTCGATTTGGCACAAGGTTTATGACTTATTTACCTACTATATAGTATTTTTTAAATACCATTGAGTCCTTAATCAGGACTCAATGGTGATAATACTATCAACCACAGTTACGGTCTTTATTTTGTTGATCTAACCAAGCTTTTAATGGGGCAAAATAATCTAAAATAGCAGAGGCATCCATTTCCCGTTGTCCTGTCAATTTTTCCATGGCATCTTGCCATGGGCGACTTAAGCCTAATGTCAGAGTATCTTTAAGTCGTTTGCCAGCTGTTTTACTGCCATAAATTGAACAGCGGTGAATGGGGCCCTGGTCGCCTGCTATTTCACACAGCGCCTTGTGGAATTGAAACTGCTGAATAAAGGCTAGAAAATAACGGGTATAAGGCACATTCCCTGGAATATGATATTTAGCACCTGGGTCAAAGGCATTAGCATCCCTCGCGACAGGTGCGCGTACTCCCTGGTATTTTTCTCGCAATTCCCACCATAGTTTATTGTAATCTTCAGGAGCAACTTCACCTGCAAAAACTTTCCAACGCCATTGGTCAACTAATAAGCCAAAAGGTAAAAAGGCTATTTTATCTAAAGCTTGACGCATTAACATTCCCAGGTCGTTAGCTGGGTCTGGAATTTTATTGATTAAACCAATTTGCTTTAAATATTTAGGAGTAATGGAAAGGGCAATGGTATCGCCAACGGCTTCATGAAAACCATCATTGGCACTGCCTCTAAATAATAATGGCTGATCTTTATAGGCCCGTTGGTAGTAATTATGGCCTAATTCATGGTGAATAGTGGAGAAGTCCTCACCAGTTTTCTGAATACACATCTTGATTCGTATATCATCTTTATCATCAATATCCCAAGCAGAGGCATGGCATACAACATCTCGATCAGCTGGCTTAATAAACAGTGATCGTTGATAAAAGGTGTCAGGTAATGGTGCGAAACCTAAGGATGAGAAGAAGTTTTCGGCAGTTTTTACCATTTTCATCTCATCATAATTATGTAGCTCAAGTTGTTTAGTTAGGTCTATTGAGCTGTCAGGGCCTGTTGGTTTGACTAAATCATAGACATTGCCCCAGGTTTGTGCCCACATATTCCCTAATAAATGAGCTGGAATAGGTTTATCTTGTGGAACGATGTCTTTCCCGTAAAATTCACCCAGCTTGGCTTTCACATGACACTGTAGTGAGTCGTAAAGGGGTTTAACTTGTCCCCACAGGCGATCCAGCTCTATAGGAAAGTCATCAACGGGCATATCATATTTGGAGCGCCACATTTCACTTAAATTGGCAAACCCTAATTCTTGTGCACCCTTATTAGCCAGCTCTATTTCCCGTTCGTAAAGTGCACGCATGGGTGGAGAAATTTGTCGCCAACCTTGCCAAATTTCCAATAACTCATCGGCATTTCTGGAAGTGGCCATGATTTTACTCATTTCAGTCAGGTCAAGGCATTTATCTTCACTAGGACAGTATTTTCCTTTGCCGTACATACCTTCTAACTGGGTTTGAATGGTAGCTAATTCGGTATTTTCCTGGGCATTTTGTGGTGCTGGTAGGGTTAAACTGGTACGTAATAAATCCAGTTTACGGCGAGTCACAGGATCTAATGGGTAATCATTATATTGAGCTGCATCGGTAGCTGCTTTTACATAAGATGCTGTTGATAGTTCATTAAAATGTGCAGAAATTTCAGCTGAGTCATCCGTAATAAAGTTGTTGTATATCCAGGCCGCCTTGCTGCTCAAAATATTTATTTTTTCCAGTTTTGCCTGGGTTTCAGCAAGAAAGAGCCTAGCATCGGTGAGGTTGCCACCTTGAATGGGACTTGTTTGTTGAACAGGGTTAAGCTGCTGCACCATAGGGTTTGCTTGTGTTGTTGCGTGAGTAATCCCAAGTGCAAACAATAGTAGATACTGTTTTTTCACTTTCACTGTTAATCCTTAAAATGGACTGACAATATTCAATCCAAAAGCAAATAAATTGTTTTATAAAAATTATAGTTAATAAGTAGTAACTATCGAGTTATAATAATTAATGTTTTTTAATTTGAAATACTACAGTTATTTCCAGTAAATAGCTAGCCTGAGTATTTTATCAGATCAGATAGGTTTTTCTTTTGGTTTAGTGACATTAAAATTTTGAGTCGTTCAATTTATGCTCAAGCTTGTTTGGAAAATGCCGGGGGTTGGTTGATGATGTGTTTGATGGTTTTTTTATGAGGTTTATTTTTATTTTGTACCACAGTATTAATAGATGTTGACGCAAAAACGATGATTGAATCAAGGGGATGGGTGGAAAAGAAGCAGAGTAGTAGTGAAAAAACAAGGATGGGAGAGTGAGTCAAAGCCACGCATAATGACGTGGCTTTTGTTGTTATACTTTTCTCGAATGATTTTTAGAGGTTGTTGTCGTTGCTAAAGACATTCGTTTTAACTATCGTTATTT
This genomic interval from Spartinivicinus ruber contains the following:
- a CDS encoding S8/S53 family peptidase → MSCLVGNAFGEEPRPPGKGYTNRLIVKFYASKNSIATEDYFLQWSHNQGFPLTYVKTLGTGANVYRLNEYKSATDLALIIDLMLSNYYIEYAEPDWIMTPVYSLQSSTSQQLKPNKELLNQQFSQSTTIALLAQGYPQQTSPDLLTGLQINHQPERYCESSNYYHNIVATALASLLLNEPDNTFTHHQTNRMKLLPVKLGSACQILTSELVEGIMWASGVQLPGYPKNQYPAQAIVLPIALQGQCSRQLQWAIDLAEGKGSIVISAQPNYQTTQPTPLLTNCRGLIPIELFTY
- a CDS encoding M2 family metallopeptidase; translation: MKVKKQYLLLFALGITHATTQANPMVQQLNPVQQTSPIQGGNLTDARLFLAETQAKLEKINILSSKAAWIYNNFITDDSAEISAHFNELSTASYVKAATDAAQYNDYPLDPVTRRKLDLLRTSLTLPAPQNAQENTELATIQTQLEGMYGKGKYCPSEDKCLDLTEMSKIMATSRNADELLEIWQGWRQISPPMRALYEREIELANKGAQELGFANLSEMWRSKYDMPVDDFPIELDRLWGQVKPLYDSLQCHVKAKLGEFYGKDIVPQDKPIPAHLLGNMWAQTWGNVYDLVKPTGPDSSIDLTKQLELHNYDEMKMVKTAENFFSSLGFAPLPDTFYQRSLFIKPADRDVVCHASAWDIDDKDDIRIKMCIQKTGEDFSTIHHELGHNYYQRAYKDQPLLFRGSANDGFHEAVGDTIALSITPKYLKQIGLINKIPDPANDLGMLMRQALDKIAFLPFGLLVDQWRWKVFAGEVAPEDYNKLWWELREKYQGVRAPVARDANAFDPGAKYHIPGNVPYTRYFLAFIQQFQFHKALCEIAGDQGPIHRCSIYGSKTAGKRLKDTLTLGLSRPWQDAMEKLTGQREMDASAILDYFAPLKAWLDQQNKDRNCG